The Agromyces marinus genome window below encodes:
- a CDS encoding carbohydrate ABC transporter permease, whose amino-acid sequence MSNLIAQRTAAPISELDRGRQTAAPGRGRRRGPGQSPWWALLFIGPTAVGLAAFYLWPTVRTFILSFTESGPFGGSEFVGIENYVRLFQDPELIGALRNTAVYTLIALIGIPIAVAVAALLNTQGLRGRGVYRTLYFIPVVTMPAAIALVWRMIYNGDFGVLNSFLAIFGIEGRSWLTDPNTALVAIALVGIWAGLGTNIVIFLAGLQGIPDTIMEAADLDGAGPVRKFFSITIPLLSPSIFFVSVISVIGALQVFDLIYMMLGQNNPAMPDTRTVVYLFYEAGFLDNQQGYAAAIAFVLLVIILLLTVVQFRLQKKWVHYE is encoded by the coding sequence ATGAGCAACCTGATCGCGCAGCGCACCGCGGCGCCGATCTCCGAACTCGACCGGGGGCGGCAGACCGCCGCCCCCGGCCGGGGCCGCCGCCGCGGGCCCGGCCAGTCGCCCTGGTGGGCCCTGCTGTTCATCGGCCCCACCGCAGTCGGACTCGCCGCGTTCTACCTCTGGCCGACCGTCCGCACCTTCATCCTCTCGTTCACCGAGTCGGGGCCGTTCGGCGGCTCCGAGTTCGTCGGCATCGAGAACTACGTCCGGCTGTTCCAGGACCCGGAACTCATCGGCGCGCTCCGCAACACCGCCGTCTACACGCTCATCGCGCTCATCGGCATCCCCATCGCGGTCGCCGTCGCCGCGCTCCTGAACACCCAGGGCCTGCGCGGGCGCGGCGTCTACCGGACCCTCTACTTCATCCCCGTCGTCACCATGCCCGCCGCGATCGCACTCGTCTGGCGCATGATCTACAACGGCGACTTCGGCGTGCTCAACTCGTTCCTGGCGATCTTCGGGATCGAGGGGCGCAGCTGGCTCACCGACCCGAACACCGCGCTCGTCGCCATCGCGCTCGTCGGCATCTGGGCCGGCCTCGGCACGAACATCGTCATCTTCCTCGCGGGCCTCCAGGGCATCCCCGACACCATCATGGAAGCCGCCGACCTCGACGGCGCCGGCCCCGTGCGCAAGTTCTTCTCGATCACCATCCCGCTGCTCAGCCCCAGCATCTTCTTCGTGAGCGTCATCAGCGTCATCGGCGCCCTGCAGGTCTTCGACCTCATCTACATGATGCTCGGCCAGAACAACCCCGCGATGCCCGACACCCGAACGGTCGTCTACCTGTTCTACGAGGCGGGCTTCCTCGACAACCAGCAGGGCTACGCGGCCGCGATCGCCTTCGTGCTGCTCGTGATCATCCTGCTGCTCACCGTCGTCCAGTTCCGCCTGCAGAAGAAGTGGGTGCACTATGAGTGA
- a CDS encoding carbohydrate ABC transporter permease: MSDVSLDTRAMTGAPDAASAPRPARGDGRRPGAARTRGHWPVHLLLGLGAVVMIFPFIWQTLTAFKTFQDSVQIPPVIIPDPWVFTNFAEVFDTMPFGQMFANSVLLTVGRTVGQVVLCTMAGYAFARIPFRGRNAVFVLFLSVLMVPSQLYLLPQFEIIQTLGWLNTLQALIVPGIFSAFGTFLMRQFFMSMPAELEEAARIDGANPWQTFWRVMVPLAKPGIVALTVFTVLWSWNDLLWPLVVTTDPTKMPLSVGLSQLVGLHGTDYPVLMAGALLATLPMLITFMILQKQFIQGIAFSGTKG; the protein is encoded by the coding sequence ATGAGTGACGTCTCGCTCGACACGCGCGCCATGACCGGCGCCCCCGACGCGGCATCCGCCCCACGCCCCGCACGGGGCGACGGCCGCCGCCCCGGCGCGGCCCGCACCCGCGGCCACTGGCCGGTGCACCTCCTCCTCGGCCTCGGTGCCGTCGTGATGATCTTCCCGTTCATCTGGCAGACGCTCACGGCGTTCAAGACCTTCCAGGACTCGGTGCAGATCCCGCCCGTGATCATCCCCGACCCGTGGGTGTTCACGAACTTCGCCGAAGTGTTCGACACCATGCCGTTCGGGCAGATGTTCGCCAACTCCGTGCTGCTGACCGTCGGCCGGACCGTCGGCCAGGTCGTGCTGTGCACCATGGCCGGGTACGCGTTCGCGCGCATCCCGTTCCGGGGCCGCAACGCCGTGTTCGTCCTCTTCCTGTCGGTGCTCATGGTGCCCTCGCAGCTCTACCTGCTCCCGCAGTTCGAGATCATCCAGACCCTCGGCTGGCTGAACACGCTCCAGGCCCTCATCGTCCCCGGCATCTTCAGCGCGTTCGGCACCTTCCTCATGCGGCAGTTCTTCATGTCGATGCCCGCCGAGCTCGAGGAGGCCGCGCGCATCGACGGGGCCAACCCGTGGCAGACCTTCTGGCGCGTCATGGTGCCCCTGGCCAAGCCCGGCATCGTCGCCCTGACGGTCTTCACGGTGCTCTGGTCGTGGAACGACCTGCTGTGGCCCCTGGTGGTCACCACCGACCCCACGAAGATGCCGCTCTCGGTCGGCCTGTCGCAGCTCGTCGGGCTGCACGGCACCGACTACCCTGTGCTGATGGCCGGAGCCCTGCTCGCGACCCTGCCCATGCTGATCACGTTCATGATCCTGCAGAAGCAGTTCATCCAGGGCATCGCCTTCTCAGGGACGAAGGGGTGA
- a CDS encoding LacI family DNA-binding transcriptional regulator produces MSLAEDDALEVLDALAARDAGAPRRRPTLRMVAELAGVSTATVSYVFSGRAGGKSGVGVSETTTKRVLEAAEQLNYRPNRAARAIRTGRTGMVQLSLHMLSDPWSLAVAGAVNAEANRHGLTTLILADGDWYTALDRVESDVAYLDGAVDDEEGRRRLADLVERGQRLVVFSETLEPDGYDVIRSAALPGCELAMDHLLEQHTEIGCLVAEAAVRDAAHSRTRYTPYLERMRANGLEPDPGFTSTFADTQASAFSAAVALLSGERRPTAVYATTDFAAIAAINAAHMLGLRVPHDVAVIGVGNTPDARLVTPTLTTVGPTGFYERQAEIIIGRALEEAPEPALHEFPWALVPGGSTDLTAPSART; encoded by the coding sequence GTGAGCCTCGCAGAAGACGACGCGCTCGAGGTCCTCGACGCGCTCGCCGCGCGCGACGCCGGCGCACCCCGGCGACGGCCCACCCTGCGCATGGTCGCCGAACTGGCCGGCGTGTCGACCGCGACCGTCTCGTACGTGTTCTCCGGTCGTGCCGGAGGCAAGTCCGGCGTGGGCGTCTCCGAGACGACGACCAAGCGGGTGCTCGAGGCCGCCGAGCAGCTCAACTACCGCCCGAACCGGGCCGCGCGCGCCATCCGCACCGGACGCACCGGCATGGTGCAGCTCTCGCTGCACATGCTCAGCGACCCGTGGTCGCTCGCCGTCGCCGGTGCCGTCAACGCCGAGGCGAACCGGCACGGCCTGACGACGCTCATCCTGGCCGACGGCGACTGGTACACCGCACTCGACCGCGTCGAGAGCGACGTCGCCTACCTCGACGGCGCCGTCGACGACGAGGAGGGCCGCCGCAGGCTGGCCGACCTCGTCGAGCGGGGCCAGCGGCTCGTCGTGTTCTCGGAGACCCTCGAACCCGACGGGTACGACGTGATCCGGTCCGCCGCGCTGCCCGGCTGCGAGCTCGCGATGGACCACCTGCTCGAACAGCACACCGAGATCGGATGCCTCGTGGCCGAGGCCGCAGTCCGAGACGCCGCCCACTCGCGGACCAGGTACACGCCGTACCTCGAGCGCATGCGCGCGAACGGCCTCGAGCCAGACCCGGGGTTCACGTCGACGTTCGCCGACACGCAGGCCAGCGCGTTCTCGGCAGCGGTCGCGCTGCTCTCCGGCGAACGCCGCCCGACCGCCGTGTACGCCACCACGGACTTCGCCGCGATCGCCGCGATCAACGCCGCTCACATGCTCGGGCTCCGCGTGCCGCACGACGTCGCCGTGATCGGCGTGGGCAACACCCCGGACGCGCGTCTGGTGACCCCGACCCTGACCACGGTCGGTCCGACCGGGTTCTACGAACGGCAGGCCGAGATCATCATCGGCCGCGCCCTCGAGGAGGCCCCGGAACCCGCGCTGCACGAATTCCCCTGGGCACTCGTCCCGGGTGGTTCGACCGACCTCACCGCGCCGTCCGCCCGGACCTGA
- a CDS encoding Gfo/Idh/MocA family protein, whose amino-acid sequence MDLKIGIAGYGARAASLRHETHRPGRGSAVTAVFDPTERARTDAAAALPDALVTDDLDRFLASGLDAVLVLSPDDTHAELAVPVLEAGIPVFCEKPLATDLADADRILEAARRTGSRLYVGHNMRHMPVVALMRSLVQEGRIGEVKAIWCRHFVGNGGDYYFKDWHADRRRTTGLLLQKGAHDLDVIHWLAGAYTEQVAAMGSLSVYGAIDDRRDRSGERMPDWFSLDNWPPTAQTGLHPVVDVEDISMVNLRLSNGVLASYQQCHFTPDYWRNYTIIGTEGRIENLGDTAGSEVALWNRRHHGAAAPDETFVVPEVADAAHEGADALLIAEFLRFVRDGGLTETSPVAAREAVAAGIRATESLRGDGSALEVPALDADLVDYFERGQVEVASVRG is encoded by the coding sequence GTGGACCTCAAGATCGGCATCGCCGGCTACGGCGCGCGCGCCGCGAGCCTGCGGCACGAAACGCACCGGCCCGGCCGGGGCTCGGCCGTGACCGCCGTCTTCGACCCGACCGAACGAGCCCGGACGGATGCCGCGGCGGCCCTGCCCGACGCGCTCGTCACCGACGACCTCGACCGGTTCCTCGCGTCCGGTCTCGACGCCGTGCTCGTGCTGAGCCCGGACGACACGCACGCCGAGCTCGCGGTTCCCGTGCTCGAAGCCGGGATCCCCGTCTTCTGCGAGAAGCCCCTCGCGACCGACCTCGCGGACGCCGACCGCATCCTCGAGGCCGCCCGCCGCACCGGGAGCCGACTCTACGTCGGCCACAACATGCGACACATGCCCGTCGTCGCGCTCATGCGCAGCCTCGTGCAGGAAGGGCGGATCGGCGAGGTCAAGGCGATCTGGTGCCGCCACTTCGTCGGCAACGGCGGCGACTACTACTTCAAGGACTGGCACGCCGACCGGCGGCGCACCACGGGGCTGCTGCTGCAGAAGGGCGCGCACGACCTCGACGTCATCCACTGGCTGGCCGGCGCCTACACCGAGCAGGTCGCGGCGATGGGTTCGCTCAGCGTCTACGGGGCCATCGACGACCGGCGCGACCGGTCGGGCGAGCGGATGCCGGACTGGTTCAGCCTCGACAACTGGCCGCCGACCGCGCAGACCGGACTGCACCCCGTCGTCGACGTCGAGGACATCTCGATGGTGAACCTGCGGCTCTCCAACGGCGTGCTCGCGTCGTACCAGCAGTGCCACTTCACGCCCGACTACTGGCGCAACTACACGATCATCGGCACCGAGGGGCGCATCGAGAACCTCGGCGACACGGCCGGCAGCGAGGTCGCGCTGTGGAACCGCCGGCACCACGGCGCCGCGGCGCCCGACGAGACCTTCGTCGTGCCCGAGGTCGCCGATGCCGCGCACGAGGGCGCCGACGCGCTGCTCATCGCCGAGTTCCTGCGGTTCGTCCGCGACGGCGGCCTCACCGAGACCTCGCCGGTCGCGGCGCGCGAGGCGGTCGCCGCCGGGATCCGCGCGACCGAGTCGCTGCGCGGCGACGGCTCGGCGCTCGAGGTGCCCGCGCTCGACGCGGACCTCGTCGACTACTTCGAGCGCGGCCAGGTCGAAGTCGCATCCGTGCGGGGCTGA
- the tdh gene encoding L-threonine 3-dehydrogenase → MKALYKSAPGAGFEFVERPEPEPGPADVKIRVLRTGICGTDLHIEKWDDWAASEIRTPLIPGHEFYGEVVEVGELVHDVAVGDRVSGEGHIVCGMCRNCRAGRRQMCIRTLGLGLHRDGAFAEYVVLPGENVWVHHGDVDPEVGAIFDPFGNAVHTALAFSVIGEDVLVAGCGPIGLMSIAVARHVGARFIVASDVSPARLELAMQMGADATVDVSRERVRDVQSRLGMREGFDVGFEMSGSAKALPEMIDNMNHGGRIALLGLPSEPFAIDWGKVVTHMLTLKGIYGREMFETWNSMSAMLQTSPELRERVASIISDRYPARDWRAAFDAAASGGVGKVILDWTEI, encoded by the coding sequence ATGAAGGCCCTGTACAAGAGCGCCCCAGGCGCAGGTTTCGAGTTCGTCGAACGCCCCGAGCCCGAGCCGGGCCCCGCAGACGTGAAGATCCGGGTGCTCCGCACCGGCATCTGCGGAACCGACCTCCACATCGAGAAGTGGGACGACTGGGCGGCATCCGAGATCCGCACCCCGCTCATCCCCGGGCACGAGTTCTACGGCGAGGTCGTCGAGGTCGGCGAACTCGTCCACGACGTCGCGGTCGGCGACCGCGTCTCCGGCGAGGGCCACATCGTGTGCGGCATGTGCCGCAACTGCCGTGCCGGCCGCCGCCAGATGTGCATCCGCACGCTCGGGCTCGGCCTGCACCGCGACGGTGCGTTCGCCGAGTACGTCGTGCTGCCGGGCGAGAACGTGTGGGTCCACCATGGCGACGTCGACCCCGAGGTCGGTGCGATCTTCGACCCGTTCGGCAACGCCGTGCACACCGCGCTGGCGTTCTCGGTCATCGGCGAGGACGTGCTCGTGGCCGGCTGCGGCCCGATCGGCCTGATGTCGATCGCGGTCGCGCGCCACGTCGGTGCCCGGTTCATCGTCGCCTCCGACGTCAGCCCGGCCCGCCTCGAACTCGCGATGCAGATGGGGGCGGATGCCACGGTCGACGTGTCGCGCGAGCGGGTGCGCGACGTGCAGTCCCGCCTGGGCATGCGCGAGGGCTTCGACGTCGGATTCGAGATGTCGGGTTCGGCGAAGGCGCTGCCCGAGATGATCGACAACATGAACCACGGCGGGCGGATCGCCCTGCTCGGGTTGCCGAGCGAGCCGTTCGCGATCGACTGGGGCAAGGTCGTCACGCACATGCTCACGCTCAAGGGCATCTACGGGCGCGAGATGTTCGAGACGTGGAACTCGATGAGCGCGATGCTGCAGACGAGCCCCGAACTGCGCGAGCGCGTGGCATCCATCATCAGCGACCGGTACCCGGCGCGCGACTGGCGTGCCGCGTTCGACGCCGCCGCATCCGGCGGGGTCGGCAAGGTCATCCTCGACTGGACGGAGATCTGA
- a CDS encoding glycine C-acetyltransferase, with amino-acid sequence MYGSVKEQLRAELDEIEAAGLTKRERGIHGPQSSEIEVAGRTVLNFCANNYLGLADDPRIVAAAHRGLDDWGYGLASVRFICGTQELHLELERAVSDFLGYDDTILFSSCFDANGGVFEVLFGPDDAIVSDELNHASIIDGIRLSKAQRFRYRNRDLADLEAKLVEASGARRRVIVTDGVFSMDGYIAPLREICDLAEKHDALVFVDDSHAVGFVGEHGRGTPEYCGVEGRVDITTGTFGKALGGASGGYVSARQEIVDLLRQRARPYLFSNTLAPAIVAGTIEALRLVSESGELREQLTANAALFRSLMTDAGFDLLPGEHPIVPVMFGDAALTARIADALQERGVYVTAFSYPVVPKGKARIRVQLSAAHSADEIRRCVAAFAEARDAVLAG; translated from the coding sequence ATGTACGGATCGGTGAAGGAGCAGCTGCGCGCCGAACTCGACGAGATCGAGGCGGCCGGGCTCACCAAGCGCGAGCGCGGCATCCACGGCCCGCAGTCCTCCGAGATCGAGGTCGCCGGGCGCACGGTGCTGAACTTCTGCGCGAACAACTACCTCGGCCTCGCCGACGACCCCCGGATCGTGGCGGCCGCGCATCGCGGCCTCGACGACTGGGGCTACGGCCTCGCGAGCGTGCGATTCATCTGCGGCACCCAGGAGCTCCACCTCGAGCTCGAGCGCGCGGTCTCCGACTTCCTCGGCTACGACGACACGATCCTGTTCTCGTCGTGCTTCGACGCGAACGGCGGCGTCTTCGAGGTGCTGTTCGGGCCCGACGACGCGATCGTCTCCGACGAGCTCAACCACGCGTCGATCATCGACGGCATCCGCCTGTCGAAGGCGCAGCGGTTCCGGTACAGGAACCGCGACCTGGCCGACCTCGAGGCGAAGCTCGTCGAGGCGTCGGGGGCCCGGCGCCGGGTCATCGTGACCGACGGCGTGTTCTCGATGGACGGCTACATCGCACCGCTGCGCGAGATCTGCGACCTCGCCGAGAAGCACGACGCGCTCGTGTTCGTCGACGACTCGCACGCCGTCGGCTTCGTCGGCGAGCACGGGCGCGGCACGCCCGAGTACTGCGGCGTCGAGGGCCGGGTCGACATCACGACCGGCACGTTCGGCAAGGCGCTCGGCGGGGCATCCGGCGGGTACGTCTCTGCGCGACAGGAGATCGTCGACCTGCTGCGCCAGCGGGCGCGGCCCTACCTCTTCTCGAACACGCTCGCGCCCGCGATCGTCGCGGGCACGATCGAGGCGCTGCGGCTCGTCAGCGAGTCGGGCGAGCTGCGCGAGCAGCTGACCGCGAACGCGGCGCTGTTCCGGTCGCTGATGACGGATGCCGGCTTCGACCTGCTGCCCGGCGAGCACCCGATCGTCCCGGTCATGTTCGGCGACGCGGCGCTCACCGCGCGCATCGCGGACGCGCTGCAGGAGCGCGGCGTGTACGTGACCGCGTTCTCGTACCCGGTCGTGCCGAAGGGGAAGGCGCGCATCCGCGTGCAGCTCTCGGCGGCGCACTCGGCCGACGAGATCCGGCGCTGCGTCGCGGCGTTCGCCGAGGCCCGCGACGCGGTGCTCGCGGGCTGA
- a CDS encoding SRPBCC domain-containing protein has product MMHDDLVVTSTVGIDASAERVWAVITDTEAAREYLFGARFEADWRVGGALRWSGTWQGRPYEDHGTVLEIDPPRRLVHTHFSPRRTSGLEPDDHHTLTWTIEGEADGPSVLSLSQDNNATPESAAHAKRVWDSLVAKVKEIAERA; this is encoded by the coding sequence ATGATGCACGACGACCTCGTCGTGACCTCGACGGTCGGGATCGACGCGAGCGCCGAGCGCGTCTGGGCGGTCATCACCGACACGGAGGCGGCGCGCGAGTATCTGTTCGGCGCCCGGTTCGAGGCCGACTGGAGGGTCGGCGGCGCGCTGCGCTGGAGCGGCACGTGGCAGGGCCGGCCGTACGAGGACCACGGGACCGTGCTCGAGATCGACCCGCCGCGCCGGCTGGTGCACACGCACTTCAGCCCGCGGCGGACGAGCGGACTCGAACCCGACGACCACCACACCCTGACCTGGACGATCGAGGGCGAGGCCGACGGGCCGAGCGTGCTCTCGCTCTCGCAGGACAACAACGCGACGCCCGAGTCGGCGGCGCACGCGAAGCGGGTCTGGGACTCGCTCGTGGCGAAGGTCAAGGAGATCGCCGAGCGCGCGTGA
- a CDS encoding LacI family DNA-binding transcriptional regulator: protein MNAEPAPTTGALPRVTLADVAAHAGVSASTASLAFSGSGPVADATKERVLAAASALGYAGPDPRARSLRRGRSGIVGVVLEERVRAAFLDPVKIRMLDGLADGIAPLGAGLLLFTDSGDPASPVNIDNAPVDAVVLIGCSPKFFRQVDALQRRGIPMVAIEGAPGGDIPEITIDNRDATRRGAEHLRNLGHTDVATVTLPFEPTRTRGPLTAEVEAAATVDTAVERLRGARDVYPDIRVRVAGGSLIEEGLEAGLALLADAATRPTAIIAQSDLLAAGVLRAADELGIAVPGELSVVGFDGIHVDGLRHDLTTLAQPSTAKGRAAGETVVRMLAGEPVTDTAFASELHIGDTTAPPRA from the coding sequence GTGAACGCCGAACCCGCGCCCACGACCGGGGCCCTGCCCCGCGTCACGCTCGCCGATGTCGCCGCCCACGCCGGTGTCTCCGCGTCGACCGCATCGCTCGCGTTCAGCGGGTCCGGCCCCGTGGCGGATGCCACGAAGGAGCGCGTGCTCGCCGCGGCATCCGCTCTCGGCTACGCCGGCCCCGACCCGCGCGCCCGGTCGCTTCGCCGCGGGCGCTCGGGGATCGTCGGCGTCGTCCTCGAGGAGCGCGTCCGCGCCGCGTTCCTCGACCCGGTGAAGATCCGCATGCTCGACGGACTCGCCGACGGCATCGCACCGCTCGGCGCCGGGCTGCTGCTGTTCACCGACAGCGGCGACCCGGCATCCCCCGTGAACATCGACAACGCGCCCGTCGACGCCGTCGTCCTCATCGGGTGCAGCCCGAAGTTCTTCCGGCAGGTGGATGCGCTGCAGCGCCGTGGCATCCCGATGGTCGCCATCGAGGGTGCGCCAGGCGGCGACATCCCCGAGATCACGATCGACAATCGCGACGCGACCCGGCGCGGAGCCGAGCATCTCCGTAACCTCGGCCACACGGATGTCGCGACGGTGACGCTGCCGTTCGAACCCACCCGTACCCGCGGGCCCCTGACGGCCGAGGTCGAGGCCGCCGCGACCGTCGACACGGCGGTCGAGCGGCTGCGCGGGGCGCGCGACGTCTACCCCGACATCCGGGTCCGGGTCGCCGGGGGGAGCCTGATCGAAGAGGGGCTCGAAGCCGGGCTGGCGCTGCTGGCGGATGCCGCGACCCGACCGACCGCGATCATCGCGCAGAGCGACCTGCTCGCCGCGGGCGTCCTCCGCGCCGCGGACGAACTCGGGATCGCCGTGCCCGGCGAACTCAGCGTCGTCGGGTTCGACGGGATCCACGTCGACGGCCTGCGGCACGACCTCACGACGCTCGCCCAACCGTCGACCGCGAAGGGCCGCGCCGCGGGCGAGACGGTCGTGCGCATGCTCGCGGGCGAACCCGTGACCGACACCGCCTTCGCGAGCGAGCTCCACATCGGCGACACGACGGCGCCCCCGCGAGCCTGA
- a CDS encoding MATE family efflux transporter — translation MTERTPRSARAGRSAVDRDILRLAVPALGALVAEPLFLLADTAMVGHLGATPLAGLGLASAVLQTIVGLMVFLAYATTPAVARRLGAGDERGAVASGIDGLWLSLGLGVLLAVAGWIATPWLVGLFGADPGVAAAASVYLSISMIGLPAMLIVFAATGLLRGLQDTRTPLWVAGIGFASNIALNALFIYGLGWGIAGSAIGTVVAQWGMVIVYLVVVARHAERVGANAWPHHAGVLRGARDGGWLFLRTASLRAALLLATWAATSLGRDELAAYQVAITIYFTLGFALDALAIAAQALIGKSLGSGDVETVRAVLRRCLQWGFGAGAVVGTLVVATAWVLPAVFTSSPSVAELLPPSLVVLGLSAPLGGIVFVLDGVLIGAGDARYLAWTGLVNLAAFVPLALGVVWWADASGAEVSGTLALAALTAAFAIGYLAARAATLGLRARGRAWMVTGAPA, via the coding sequence GTGACCGAGCGAACCCCACGCTCGGCGCGGGCCGGCCGCTCGGCCGTCGACCGCGACATCCTGCGCCTGGCCGTCCCCGCCCTGGGCGCGCTCGTCGCCGAGCCGCTCTTCCTGCTCGCCGACACCGCGATGGTCGGGCATCTCGGCGCGACCCCGCTCGCGGGCCTCGGGCTCGCGAGCGCCGTGCTGCAGACGATCGTCGGGCTCATGGTGTTCCTCGCGTACGCGACGACGCCCGCCGTCGCGCGCCGGCTCGGCGCGGGCGACGAACGCGGCGCGGTCGCCTCGGGCATCGACGGGCTGTGGCTCTCGCTCGGCCTCGGCGTGCTGCTCGCGGTCGCCGGGTGGATCGCGACGCCGTGGCTCGTGGGGCTGTTCGGAGCCGACCCCGGCGTCGCGGCCGCGGCATCCGTCTACCTCTCGATCTCGATGATCGGCCTGCCCGCGATGCTCATCGTGTTCGCCGCGACCGGGCTGCTCCGCGGCCTGCAGGACACGCGCACGCCGCTGTGGGTCGCCGGCATCGGCTTCGCGTCGAACATCGCGCTGAACGCACTGTTCATCTACGGCCTCGGGTGGGGCATCGCGGGGTCGGCCATCGGCACGGTCGTCGCGCAGTGGGGCATGGTGATCGTCTACCTCGTGGTGGTCGCACGGCACGCCGAACGCGTCGGCGCGAACGCGTGGCCGCACCACGCGGGCGTGCTGCGCGGCGCCCGCGACGGTGGCTGGCTGTTCCTGCGCACCGCGAGCCTGCGCGCGGCGCTGCTGCTCGCGACCTGGGCCGCGACCTCGCTCGGGCGCGACGAGCTCGCCGCCTACCAGGTCGCGATCACGATCTACTTCACCCTCGGCTTCGCCCTCGACGCCCTCGCGATCGCCGCGCAGGCGCTCATCGGCAAGAGCCTCGGCTCGGGCGACGTCGAGACCGTGCGGGCGGTGCTGCGCCGGTGCCTGCAGTGGGGGTTCGGAGCCGGCGCGGTGGTCGGCACGCTCGTCGTCGCGACCGCGTGGGTGCTTCCGGCGGTGTTCACCTCGTCGCCCTCGGTGGCCGAACTGCTGCCGCCGTCGCTCGTGGTGCTCGGCCTGTCGGCACCGCTCGGCGGCATCGTCTTCGTGCTCGACGGCGTGCTCATCGGCGCGGGCGACGCCCGCTACCTCGCCTGGACGGGCCTCGTGAACCTGGCCGCGTTCGTGCCGCTCGCGCTGGGCGTCGTCTGGTGGGCGGATGCCTCCGGCGCCGAGGTCTCCGGCACGCTCGCGCTCGCGGCGCTCACCGCGGCGTTCGCGATCGGGTACCTCGCCGCGCGCGCGGCGACGCTCGGCCTCCGGGCGCGCGGTCGCGCGTGGATGGTCACCGGCGCGCCCGCCTGA
- a CDS encoding YccF domain-containing protein — translation MNTILNIVWLILAGIWLWIGYVLAGIVMCVLIVTIPWGIASFRIANYALWPFGRQVVSKRTSGAWSFIGNVIWVILVGWVLALTHLATGVLLCITIIGIPLGIANFKLIPVSLAPLGKEIVDA, via the coding sequence CTGAACACGATCCTCAACATCGTCTGGCTTATCCTGGCCGGCATCTGGCTGTGGATCGGGTACGTGCTCGCCGGCATCGTGATGTGCGTGCTCATCGTGACCATCCCGTGGGGCATCGCGTCGTTCCGCATCGCGAACTACGCGCTCTGGCCGTTCGGCCGGCAGGTCGTCTCCAAGCGCACGTCGGGCGCGTGGTCCTTCATCGGCAACGTGATCTGGGTGATCCTCGTCGGATGGGTGCTCGCGCTCACGCACCTGGCCACCGGCGTGCTGCTGTGCATCACGATCATCGGCATCCCGCTCGGCATCGCGAACTTCAAGCTCATCCCGGTCTCGCTGGCGCCGCTCGGCAAGGAGATCGTCGACGCGTGA